One part of the Eptesicus fuscus isolate TK198812 chromosome 20, DD_ASM_mEF_20220401, whole genome shotgun sequence genome encodes these proteins:
- the LOC103289254 gene encoding keratin-associated protein 4-3-like isoform X5 — MVNSCCGSVCSDQGCGLSSCCRPTCCVSSCCRPCCGSSCCRPTCCVSSCCRPTCCGSSCCRPSCCGSSCCRPSCCGSSCCRPSCCGSSCCRPSCCGSSCCRPSCCGSCCGSSCCRPSCCPTICCKTTCCRPTCCQTTCCRPVCSSGSCC, encoded by the exons ATGGTCAACTCCTGCTGTGGATCCGtctgctctgaccagggctgTGGCC TCTCTAGCTGCTGCCGCCCCAcctgctgtgtgtccagctgctgccgcccctgctgtggtTCCAGCTGCTGCAGGCCAACCTGCTGCGTCTCTAGCTGCTGCCGCCCCAcctgctgtggctccagctgctgccgcccctcctgctgtggctccagctgctgccgcccctcctgctgtggctccagctgctgccgcccctcctgctgtggctccagctgctgccgcccctcctgctgtggctccagctgctgccgcccctcctgctgtggctcctgctgtggctccagctgctgccgccctaGCTGCTGCCCGACCATCTGTTGTAAGACCACCTGCTGCCgccccacctgctgccagaccaCCTGCTGCCGCCCAGTCTGCTCTAGTGGTTCCTGCTGCTGA
- the LOC103289254 gene encoding keratin-associated protein 4-3-like isoform X2, protein MVNSCCGSVCSDQGCGQGCCQETCCRPTCCGSSCGSSCCRPCCGSSCCRPCCGSSCCRPCCGSSCCRPCCGSSCCRPTCCISSCCRPSCCVSSCCRPSCCGSSCCRPTCCVSSCCRPTCCVPTCCVSSCCRPTCCGSSCCRPSCCGSSCCRPSCCGSSCCRPSCCGSSCCRPSCCGSSCCRPSCCGSCCGSSCCRPSCCPTICCKTTCCRPTCCQTTCCRPVCSSGSCC, encoded by the exons ATGGTCAACTCCTGCTGTGGATCCGtctgctctgaccagggctgTGGCCAAGGCTGCTGCCAGGAGACCTGCTGCCGCCCCAcctgctgtggctccagctgtggttccagctgctgccgcccctgctgtggttccagctgctgccgcccctgctgtggttccagctgctgccgcccctgctgtggttccagctgctgccgcccctgctgtggtTCCAGCTGCTGCAGGCCAACCTGCTGCATCTCTAGCTGCTGCCGCCCCAgctgctgtgtgtccagctgctgccgcccctcctgctgtggctccagctgctgcaGGCCAACCTGCTGCGTCTCTAGCTGCTGCCGCCCCAcctgctgtgt GCCAACCTGCTGCGTCTCTAGCTGCTGCCGCCCCAcctgctgtggctccagctgctgccgcccctcctgctgtggctccagctgctgccgcccctcctgctgtggctccagctgctgccgcccctcctgctgtggctccagctgctgccgcccctcctgctgtggctccagctgctgccgcccctcctgctgtggctcctgctgtggctccagctgctgccgccctaGCTGCTGCCCGACCATCTGTTGTAAGACCACCTGCTGCCgccccacctgctgccagaccaCCTGCTGCCGCCCAGTCTGCTCTAGTGGTTCCTGCTGCTGA
- the LOC129147422 gene encoding keratin-associated protein 4-12-like, with amino-acid sequence MCCSPCCQPTCCGSSCCGSSCCRPSCCCRPCCVSSCCRPCCVSSCCQPCCRPCCVSSCCQPCCRPCCGSSCCQPCCRPCCVSSCCQPCCRPCCVSSCCQPCCRPCCVSSCCQPCCRPCCVSSCCQPCCRPCCVSSCCQPCCRPCCGSSCCQPCCRPCCVSSCCRPCCVSSCCQPCCRPCCVSSCCQPCCRPCCVSSCCQPCCRPCCVSSCCRPCCGSSCCRPCCVSSCCRPCCVSSCCRPCCGSSCCRPCCVSSCCRPCCGSSCCQPCCGSSCCQPCCRPTCCQTTCCRTTCCRPSCCCRPCCVSSCCQPSCC; translated from the coding sequence ATGTGCTGTTCCCCttgctgccagcccacctgctgtgGATCCAGCTGTTGTGGATCCAGCTGTTGCcggcccagctgctgctgccgcccctgctgtgtgTCTAGCTGCTGCCGCCCatgctgtgtgtccagctgctgccagccttgctgccgcccctgctgtgtgtccagctgctgccagccttgctgccgcccctgctgtgggtccagctgctgccagccttgctgccgcccctgctgtgtgtccagctgctgccagccttgctgccgcccctgctgtgtgtccagctgctgccagccttgctgccgcccctgctgtgtgtccagctgctgccagccttgctgccgcccctgctgtgtgtccagctgctgccagccttgctgccgcccctgctgtgtgtccagctgctgccagccttgctgccgcccctgctgtgggtccagctgctgccagccttgctgccgcccttgctgtgtgtccagctgctgccgcccatgctgtgtgtccagctgctgccagccttgctgccgcccttgctgtgtgtccagctgctgccagccttgctgccgcccctgctgtgtgtccagctgctgccagccttgctgccgcccctgctgtgtgtccagctgctgccgcccatGCTGTGGATCtagctgctgccgcccctgctgtgtgtccagctgctgccgcccctgctgtgtgtccagctgctgccgcccctgctgtgggtccagctgctgccgcccctgctgtgtgtccagctgctgccgcccctgctgtggatctagctgctgccagccttgctgtgggtccagctgctgccagccttgctgccgcccAACCTGCTGTCAGACCACCTGCTGTAGAACCACCTGCTGCcggcccagctgctgctgccgcccttgctgtgtgtccagctgctgccagccttcctgctgcTGA
- the LOC103289254 gene encoding keratin-associated protein 4-3-like isoform X4: MVNSCCGSVCSDQGCGQGCCQETCCRPSCCRPTCCISSCCRPSCCVSSCCRPSCCGSSCCRPTCCVSSCCRPTCCVSSCCRPCCGSSCCRPTCCVSSCCRPTCCGSSCCRPSCCGSSCCRPSCCGSSCCRPSCCGSSCCRPSCCGSSCCRPSCCGSCCGSSCCRPSCCPTICCKTTCCRPTCCQTTCCRPVCSSGSCC; the protein is encoded by the exons ATGGTCAACTCCTGCTGTGGATCCGtctgctctgaccagggctgTGGCCAAGGCTGCTGCCAGGAGACCTGCTGCCGCC CCAGCTGCTGCAGGCCAACCTGCTGCATCTCTAGCTGCTGCCGCCCCAgctgctgtgtgtccagctgctgccgcccctcctgctgtggctccagctgctgcaGGCCAACCTGCTGCGTCTCTAGCTGCTGCCGCCCCAcctgctgtgtgtccagctgctgccgcccctgctgtggtTCCAGCTGCTGCAGGCCAACCTGCTGCGTCTCTAGCTGCTGCCGCCCCAcctgctgtggctccagctgctgccgcccctcctgctgtggctccagctgctgccgcccctcctgctgtggctccagctgctgccgcccctcctgctgtggctccagctgctgccgcccctcctgctgtggctccagctgctgccgcccctcctgctgtggctcctgctgtggctccagctgctgccgccctaGCTGCTGCCCGACCATCTGTTGTAAGACCACCTGCTGCCgccccacctgctgccagaccaCCTGCTGCCGCCCAGTCTGCTCTAGTGGTTCCTGCTGCTGA
- the LOC103289254 gene encoding keratin-associated protein 4-3-like isoform X1, producing the protein MVNSCCGSVCSDQGCGQGCCQETCCRPTCCGSSCGSSCCRPCCGSSCCRPCCGSSCCRPCCGSSCCRPCCGSSCCRPTCCISSCCRPSCCVSSCCRPSCCGSSCCRPTCCVSSCCRPTCCVSSCCRPCCGSSCCRPTCCVSSCCRPTCCGSSCCRPSCCGSSCCRPSCCGSSCCRPSCCGSSCCRPSCCGSSCCRPSCYWPTAMHRPCCRPCCVSSCCQPCCRPTWCQTTCCRTTCCRPSCCCRPCCVSSCGQPSCC; encoded by the exons ATGGTCAACTCCTGCTGTGGATCCGtctgctctgaccagggctgTGGCCAAGGCTGCTGCCAGGAGACCTGCTGCCGCCCCAcctgctgtggctccagctgtggttccagctgctgccgcccctgctgtggttccagctgctgccgcccctgctgtggttccagctgctgccgcccctgctgtggttccagctgctgccgcccctgctgtggtTCCAGCTGCTGCAGGCCAACCTGCTGCATCTCTAGCTGCTGCCGCCCCAgctgctgtgtgtccagctgctgccgcccctcctgctgtggctccagctgctgcaGGCCAACCTGCTGCGTCTCTAGCTGCTGCCGCCCCAcctgctgtgtgtccagctgctgccgcccctgctgtggtTCCAGCTGCTGCAGGCCAACCTGCTGCGTCTCTAGCTGCTGCCGCCCCAcctgctgtggctccagctgctgccgcccctcctgctgtggctccagctgctgccgcccctcctgctgtggctccagctgctgccgcccctcctgctgtggctccagctgctgccgcccctcctgctgtggctccagctgctgccgcccctcctgct actggcccaccgccatgcaccgg ccttgctgccgcccctgctgtgtgtccagctgctgccagccttgctgccgaCCAACCTGGTGTCAGACCACCTGCTGTAGAACCACCTGCTGCcggcccagctgctgctgccgcccctgctgtgtgtccagctgcgGCCAGCCTTCTTGCTGCTGA
- the LOC103289254 gene encoding keratin-associated protein 4-3-like isoform X3: protein MVNSCCGSVCSDQGCGQGCCQETCCRPTCCGSTCCGSSCCRPTCCISSCCRPSCCVSSCCRPSCCGSSCCRPTCCVSSCCRPTCCVSSCCRPCCGSSCCRPTCCVSSCCRPTCCGSSCCRPSCCGSSCCRPSCCGSSCCRPSCCGSSCCRPSCCGSSCCRPSCCGSCCGSSCCRPSCCPTICCKTTCCRPTCCQTTCCRPVCSSGSCC from the exons ATGGTCAACTCCTGCTGTGGATCCGtctgctctgaccagggctgTGGCCAAGGCTGCTGCCAGGAGACCTGCTGCCGCCCCAcctgctgtggctcca cctgctgtggtTCCAGCTGCTGCAGGCCAACCTGCTGCATCTCTAGCTGCTGCCGCCCCAgctgctgtgtgtccagctgctgccgcccctcctgctgtggctccagctgctgcaGGCCAACCTGCTGCGTCTCTAGCTGCTGCCGCCCCAcctgctgtgtgtccagctgctgccgcccctgctgtggtTCCAGCTGCTGCAGGCCAACCTGCTGCGTCTCTAGCTGCTGCCGCCCCAcctgctgtggctccagctgctgccgcccctcctgctgtggctccagctgctgccgcccctcctgctgtggctccagctgctgccgcccctcctgctgtggctccagctgctgccgcccctcctgctgtggctccagctgctgccgcccctcctgctgtggctcctgctgtggctccagctgctgccgccctaGCTGCTGCCCGACCATCTGTTGTAAGACCACCTGCTGCCgccccacctgctgccagaccaCCTGCTGCCGCCCAGTCTGCTCTAGTGGTTCCTGCTGCTGA